One window of Anaerolineales bacterium genomic DNA carries:
- a CDS encoding nucleotidyl transferase AbiEii/AbiGii toxin family protein, which translates to MDHSNLLENLIALLRDRDIQFCVIGGQAVNAYVEPLVSLDLDLVVAVHQIERVESLLEKQFTVKRFPHSLNISMPGSDVRVQVHTDARYASFLERASTRTVLGMELPVANVEDILQGKVWAVSDTERRGSKRQKDLADIARILESYPNLRSKVPQEILSRLMD; encoded by the coding sequence ATGGACCATTCAAATCTGCTTGAGAACCTGATCGCGTTATTACGAGATCGGGATATTCAGTTTTGCGTCATCGGCGGGCAGGCTGTCAACGCATACGTCGAACCGCTGGTCAGTCTCGACCTTGATTTGGTGGTGGCAGTTCACCAGATCGAGAGAGTGGAATCCCTGCTCGAAAAACAATTTACAGTAAAACGTTTCCCTCACAGTTTGAACATCTCCATGCCAGGCTCGGATGTACGCGTGCAGGTCCATACCGATGCGCGTTATGCATCGTTTCTTGAACGTGCTTCGACACGCACGGTGTTGGGGATGGAATTGCCCGTCGCAAACGTGGAGGATATTTTGCAGGGAAAAGTCTGGGCGGTTTCGGATACCGAGCGCCGTGGGAGCAAACGACAAAAGGACCTCGCGGATATCGCACGCATTCTGGAATCTTATCCAAACTTGCGATCCAAAGTCCCGCAGGAAATTCTCTCCCGCCTTATGGATTAA
- a CDS encoding EamA family transporter: MTTQHHRSRGFIIALVATVLWSTTGPFISHLVKTYSLPSLVLAFWRDLFVAFGMLVGLTIFSHKLFALERKHWVFMLVYGLTLAVFNSLWTFSVQYNGAAVATVLAFSSPAMTALLSRIIFKETFNWVKVVSIALSFLGTILVSGAADPAAWKLNPLGIVFGLLTGLMFAFYNLYGKAAGDRHIDSWTALLYSFASATFFLFFFNIASDLFITRQPALSNMLWLGDSLPGWGILFFLGVVPTLGGFGLYTLSIRYLSPTISNLVATLEPVFTAVWSYLFLSEILTGIQLGGSFLLLLGLILLRAGDHS, translated from the coding sequence ATGACAACACAGCATCATCGATCACGCGGGTTCATCATCGCACTTGTCGCCACGGTCCTTTGGTCCACCACCGGACCGTTCATCAGTCATCTTGTCAAAACCTATTCGCTGCCATCCCTCGTCCTCGCCTTCTGGCGGGACCTTTTTGTCGCGTTTGGGATGCTGGTCGGTTTGACGATATTCAGCCACAAATTATTTGCCCTGGAACGAAAACATTGGGTCTTCATGCTCGTGTATGGATTGACCCTTGCCGTATTCAATTCGTTATGGACCTTTTCGGTTCAATACAACGGGGCGGCGGTCGCCACCGTTCTGGCTTTTTCCTCTCCGGCAATGACGGCGCTCCTGAGCCGCATCATTTTCAAGGAGACCTTCAACTGGGTCAAAGTCGTTTCGATCGCTTTGAGCTTTCTCGGTACGATACTTGTCTCAGGCGCCGCCGATCCCGCCGCGTGGAAGTTGAATCCGCTCGGTATCGTATTTGGATTGCTGACCGGTTTGATGTTCGCCTTTTACAACCTGTACGGCAAGGCCGCCGGTGACCGTCATATCGATTCGTGGACGGCTTTGCTTTATAGTTTTGCCTCGGCCACGTTCTTTCTCTTCTTCTTCAACATCGCCAGCGACCTGTTCATCACAAGACAGCCCGCGCTCTCGAACATGCTCTGGCTCGGTGATTCTCTTCCGGGTTGGGGCATATTGTTCTTTCTTGGGGTTGTTCCCACCCTCGGCGGGTTTGGTTTATACACACTGAGCATCCGCTATCTTTCACCGACGATCTCCAATCTCGTGGCCACGCTCGAACCGGTTTTTACCGCAGTATGGTCTTATCTTTTCCTAAGCGAGATTCTGACCGGTATTCAATTGGGCGGAAGTTTTCTGCTGTTACTCGGGTTAATTCTTTTGAGGGCAGGAGATCACAGTTAA
- a CDS encoding type III pantothenate kinase: MLLTIDIGNTNLTLGLYEGGKLGAHWRLATDHNRMPDEYGLQFLGLLQNAGKTIKDIEGISLASVVPPLTGRVIQACREYLKQEPLVVDAGVKTGIKVRYEDPKAVGADRICDAVAVMKLYGGPACVVDFGTATTFNAITKDGEYLGGAITAGINLAAEALYTRAAKLPRIDLQLPPSVIGRNTVHAMQSGLLFGYVSMVEGMVARFRAELGKDMKVVATGGLAEVVAKETQVIDIIAPWLTLEGLRLIWDLNQ, translated from the coding sequence ATGCTCCTCACGATAGACATCGGCAATACCAACCTGACACTTGGCTTGTACGAAGGCGGAAAGCTCGGCGCGCACTGGCGCCTCGCCACCGACCATAACCGCATGCCCGATGAATACGGCCTGCAGTTTTTGGGCTTGCTTCAAAACGCGGGTAAGACTATCAAAGATATCGAAGGCATATCGCTGGCTTCCGTCGTCCCGCCGCTCACCGGACGCGTGATTCAGGCCTGCCGCGAATATCTCAAACAGGAACCGCTCGTGGTGGATGCGGGAGTCAAGACCGGCATCAAGGTCCGCTATGAAGACCCGAAAGCCGTTGGCGCGGATCGCATCTGCGACGCTGTGGCGGTGATGAAACTTTACGGCGGTCCGGCTTGTGTGGTCGATTTCGGCACTGCGACCACTTTCAACGCCATCACAAAAGATGGAGAATACCTCGGAGGGGCGATCACAGCAGGAATCAACCTCGCCGCCGAAGCGCTCTACACCCGCGCCGCCAAACTTCCGCGCATCGACCTGCAACTGCCGCCTTCGGTCATCGGAAGAAACACCGTCCATGCCATGCAGTCGGGTCTGTTGTTCGGTTACGTCAGCATGGTCGAGGGAATGGTCGCCCGCTTCCGCGCGGAGTTGGGGAAGGATATGAAAGTTGTCGCAACAGGAGGACTTGCAGAAGTGGTTGCAAAAGAGACGCAGGTTATCGATATCATCGCCCCCTGGCTGACCCTCGAAGGATTGCGCTTGATCTGGGATTTAAACCAGTAA
- a CDS encoding phage holin family protein produces MTKFIIRWAINAVGLYAAVWLVPGIEYLGDWTGILWLALIIGLLNALVRPLLKFLTCPLIILTLGLFTIVINTVMLLLTRTIGQSFGIGLSVDGFWSALLGSLVMSAVSIIMSLIFRDELKGRKG; encoded by the coding sequence ATGACCAAATTCATCATCCGCTGGGCGATCAACGCCGTCGGTTTGTATGCGGCGGTGTGGCTCGTGCCCGGCATCGAATATCTCGGTGATTGGACGGGCATCCTCTGGCTCGCCCTTATCATCGGCTTGTTGAACGCGCTTGTGCGCCCGCTGCTCAAGTTCCTTACCTGCCCGCTTATCATCCTCACCCTGGGCTTGTTCACCATCGTCATCAACACCGTCATGCTTTTGCTCACCCGCACCATCGGGCAATCGTTCGGCATCGGCCTTTCGGTGGACGGGTTCTGGTCCGCGCTGCTGGGCAGCCTTGTGATGAGCGCGGTCAGCATCATCATGAGCCTCATCTTCCGCGACGAGTTGAAAGGCAGGAAGGGTTAA
- a CDS encoding glycosyltransferase family 39 protein, giving the protein MTLLFSFSALLPRIALGFCVAHFLWKKNDGNSFFIKIFLSAGLGFGLSSLFAFLWIWAGLPLSIYAILESLIAIALAVMVFFYNRPLFTIKNTSDKSNAIWALLLAFCVLLFALNLFMLSRQHPHGLSDAWINWNVVARFIYLGGTDWQNTFLRQLDHPDYPLFLAMTIAITWSLIGEPSTWGPIAFHFVNTFFTAGLLFSFINRFRGFKQAVLATVIFISLPFTIGQGMRQYADMLLAHLILAAGGLTLLYLQTKEKHLALLSGLFIGLAGWAKNEGLAAIFGFTIIWVLVIWKTNRQAFKEYMPGLAFPLVVVILFKLFLAPSNDLLSARGNLIDKLFDPERYAIIIKQALTTLWNLGDAPLPLFGIIILTAILIGRSNQQVSSLWSIPAIIGIQLAVYFGTYLLTPHDLSWHLSTSLDRLYLHLFPLALLWFFLWLESPEELS; this is encoded by the coding sequence ATGACGTTGCTGTTCTCCTTCTCCGCGCTTCTCCCTCGCATCGCATTGGGATTTTGCGTCGCCCATTTTCTCTGGAAAAAGAACGATGGAAATTCTTTTTTCATCAAGATTTTCCTTTCAGCGGGACTCGGTTTCGGGCTCTCCTCCCTCTTCGCCTTCTTATGGATCTGGGCTGGTTTGCCTCTGTCGATTTATGCAATTCTTGAAAGCCTCATTGCCATCGCTCTCGCAGTGATGGTGTTTTTCTACAACCGCCCACTTTTCACTATTAAAAATACTTCTGACAAATCAAACGCCATCTGGGCTTTGCTCCTCGCGTTTTGCGTTTTGCTCTTCGCGCTTAATCTCTTCATGCTTTCCCGCCAACATCCGCACGGACTCTCCGATGCGTGGATCAATTGGAACGTGGTCGCCCGCTTCATTTACCTCGGCGGCACGGACTGGCAAAATACCTTCCTGCGTCAACTGGATCATCCCGATTATCCGTTGTTTCTGGCGATGACAATCGCCATTACATGGTCGCTCATCGGCGAACCGTCCACCTGGGGACCTATTGCCTTTCACTTCGTCAACACCTTTTTCACGGCGGGGCTTTTATTTTCTTTCATAAACCGTTTCCGGGGTTTCAAACAAGCGGTGCTGGCAACAGTCATCTTTATCTCGCTTCCGTTCACAATCGGGCAGGGGATGCGCCAGTACGCGGACATGCTCCTAGCACATCTCATCCTTGCGGCGGGAGGACTGACTCTGTTGTATCTTCAAACGAAAGAAAAACACCTCGCCCTGCTCTCGGGGCTCTTCATCGGGCTGGCTGGCTGGGCAAAGAACGAAGGGCTCGCGGCAATATTTGGATTCACAATCATTTGGGTGCTGGTCATCTGGAAAACGAATCGGCAGGCGTTCAAGGAATACATGCCTGGCTTGGCTTTTCCGCTTGTCGTGGTCATCCTTTTCAAACTCTTCCTTGCCCCATCGAATGATTTGCTTTCCGCGCGGGGGAACCTGATCGACAAACTTTTTGACCCGGAACGATACGCGATCATCATCAAACAGGCGCTCACTACTTTATGGAACCTCGGCGACGCGCCCCTCCCTCTGTTCGGAATTATAATTTTGACGGCGATCCTCATCGGCAGGTCAAATCAGCAGGTCTCCAGTTTGTGGAGTATTCCCGCCATTATCGGTATACAACTTGCAGTCTACTTCGGAACCTATCTTCTCACGCCGCATGACCTTTCCTGGCATTTGAGCACTTCGCTGGACAGGCTTTATCTCCACCTTTTTCCACTGGCGCTTCTATGGTTTTTCCTCTGGTTGGAATCGCCCGAGGAGCTTTCCTGA
- a CDS encoding YHYH protein has protein sequence MNRNKLLVVFVSVCIAITACAPPAPTSGGLGASGDSQPEADSSEPVLTEDPAPEGGADADHLHHSDVDLTRLELGDGKYSTSPQAGYVFTCQTQFNGGGATGTGSWMNGDGTWDATRKAVVNGSVTWPHSFTITLQGDQRIFTGNDLPDHPTGNFPVSPSDDAYAVDRNPNSIREQTVSFSVPANPSAAAQPNCVGGEVGIMLSGVVIFNAFDAEGRDAVAHEVQDGCDGHPQQSGFYHYHSLSDCIEDISTSGHSSLVGYAFDGYGIYGYYSEDGGEVTNEDLDDCHGHTHVIEWDGQMVEMYHYHATHEFPYTVGCFHGTPSVRAVSSGEGQGGGPQGQDQPSGENQPTGPTGGGQGQGSQPPQEAINACMGLSQGASCSVGPTTGTCQIPPNSTQLACVPAGGRP, from the coding sequence ATGAACCGAAATAAATTATTGGTTGTATTTGTGAGCGTTTGTATCGCCATTACGGCGTGCGCGCCTCCCGCCCCGACCTCGGGCGGACTCGGCGCATCGGGCGATTCCCAGCCTGAAGCGGATTCGTCCGAACCTGTCCTGACAGAAGATCCCGCTCCCGAAGGCGGAGCGGATGCGGACCATCTCCATCATTCCGACGTGGACTTGACCCGTCTTGAATTGGGCGACGGCAAGTACTCCACAAGCCCGCAAGCTGGGTACGTGTTTACCTGTCAGACGCAATTCAACGGCGGTGGAGCAACCGGCACCGGCTCGTGGATGAACGGGGACGGAACCTGGGATGCGACCAGGAAAGCGGTTGTGAATGGCTCTGTCACCTGGCCGCATTCGTTCACCATCACACTGCAGGGCGATCAACGCATCTTCACCGGCAACGACCTGCCCGATCATCCCACCGGGAACTTCCCCGTCTCGCCGAGCGATGACGCCTATGCGGTGGACCGAAACCCGAATTCGATCCGTGAGCAAACAGTCAGCTTCAGCGTGCCTGCGAACCCCAGCGCGGCGGCCCAACCGAATTGCGTCGGTGGCGAAGTAGGTATCATGCTCTCGGGTGTCGTCATCTTCAACGCCTTCGACGCAGAAGGACGCGATGCTGTGGCTCATGAAGTGCAGGATGGCTGTGATGGGCATCCGCAGCAATCCGGCTTCTATCATTATCACAGCCTGAGCGATTGCATCGAGGATATATCCACAAGCGGACATTCCTCACTTGTCGGTTACGCCTTCGACGGGTACGGCATCTACGGTTACTACAGCGAGGACGGCGGCGAAGTGACCAATGAAGACCTCGATGATTGTCACGGCCACACGCATGTGATCGAATGGGACGGCCAGATGGTGGAGATGTATCACTATCACGCCACTCATGAATTCCCCTATACGGTCGGGTGTTTCCACGGGACTCCGTCGGTGCGCGCGGTCTCGTCAGGTGAAGGCCAGGGTGGCGGTCCACAGGGACAGGATCAACCCTCTGGTGAGAATCAGCCTACAGGTCCAACTGGAGGCGGTCAGGGGCAGGGAAGTCAACCTCCGCAGGAAGCCATCAACGCTTGCATGGGGTTATCCCAAGGCGCAAGCTGCTCGGTCGGTCCGACGACCGGGACTTGTCAGATACCACCCAACTCAACTCAATTGGCTTGCGTGCCCGCAGGTGGACGGCCATAA